From Deltaproteobacteria bacterium, one genomic window encodes:
- a CDS encoding alpha/beta hydrolase, whose product MAQEWKEVTAKVAGAELTCIQGGSGKPLLVLHEEIGHPGWLRWHSELARSRTVIIPQHPGFGKTPRVEWVRNTRDLAGFYARVIREMNWSPVDVIGFSMGGWIAAEMAACDAKQFRKLVLVSPTGIRPPQGDIADMFVVTARAYVDASVNSIESTPEFAKLYGGEQTPEQFEAWEDARAETARVAWQPYMFNPSLPNLLENVVGLPTMIVWGKQDKIVPISTSHVFNESIPGSDLVLLDNCGHRPEIEQTATFVERVQRFLA is encoded by the coding sequence ATGGCACAAGAATGGAAAGAAGTAACCGCAAAAGTTGCTGGGGCCGAGTTAACCTGTATTCAAGGCGGCAGTGGGAAACCGTTGCTGGTCCTGCACGAAGAGATTGGTCATCCTGGGTGGTTACGTTGGCATAGCGAACTGGCCCGCTCACGCACAGTGATTATCCCGCAACATCCTGGCTTTGGCAAAACGCCACGCGTTGAGTGGGTTCGTAACACTCGCGATCTCGCCGGGTTTTATGCCCGAGTGATCCGCGAAATGAATTGGTCGCCTGTCGATGTGATTGGTTTTTCGATGGGTGGCTGGATCGCGGCAGAGATGGCGGCGTGTGATGCGAAGCAGTTCCGCAAACTGGTACTGGTCTCGCCAACCGGCATTCGTCCACCGCAGGGTGATATCGCGGATATGTTTGTGGTGACGGCCCGTGCCTATGTTGATGCCAGTGTGAACAGCATCGAGAGTACCCCTGAATTCGCCAAGCTCTACGGTGGCGAGCAAACCCCAGAGCAATTCGAAGCGTGGGAAGATGCGCGTGCAGAAACTGCTCGTGTTGCCTGGCAGCCGTATATGTTCAATCCCAGCCTGCCGAATCTCCTCGAAAATGTGGTGGGACTGCCAACCATGATCGTGTGGGGGAAGCAGGACAAAATCGTTCCCATCAGCACTTCGCACGTATTCAATGAATCGATCCCAGGGTCGGATTTGGTGTTACTCGACAATTGCGGACATCGCCCAGAGATCGAGCAGACGGCAACGTTTGTTGAGCGTGTGCAGCGCTTTTTGGCGTAG